A stretch of DNA from Vanacampus margaritifer isolate UIUO_Vmar chromosome 1, RoL_Vmar_1.0, whole genome shotgun sequence:
ATTTAGTCGCACACACATTTTAGGAATCAACATGCTGATTCTTCCAAATATGCaacacaatcaaataaaaaaaaatgcacttactTCCTCTGTGATATACTTTTCATAGATGCCACAGAGTTTGTTTCGGAGATCATAAACGTATTCTTCCACAGCATTTTTAGCATCATTCGCCTCTTTCACCTGTTTGTCTTGAATGATCATTTGACGCTGTGACccggagggaaaaaaattatagttataCACAAGTTGACATTGAAATGTCTTTAGAGCGTGATAAATAACAAACTATAAAGGAAACTGAGTGGTCAtatgttgctaggcagaattcaatCATTACTGGAAATAGGCCAGCAATATAGCTGATCCTACCCTTGCCCTTTTGCAGAGCCAGTGTGAAAAAGCTACTCCAGAGACTCACCTCAAACTGGACAAAGTTGCAAAGCACCTCACTGTCAAGCTGTCTGATATTGCTGGCCACGATGGGCAGGTCAGCACTCTTCACCTTCACTTTGGTCTTGCTCCCTGCTACTGCTGCTGGATCCTGCTTGTCCCCCTGCATCACATAACACATTTAAGTAGCTGATCTTTTGACCATTATATCCAAAACCACTCATTTGGACATTAAAAggctaattttatttttgtacagggGCCATGTCTTCTATCAGTCTGGTTGTTTCCTTATATTACAGCCATATTTTTGATATACCCAAAATCCAATTGTTGGTAGTACTTCATTATCAAGAGTTAAAAGTGGGACACATTATATATAGACATGGATGTGTTTATTATGATTCCGAAAAGGACAACACATGACAATAGTGTTCCATGCCACTAACTTTGTTGGTGCAAATGTTGTCTTCATTTGGCTGGTCCCCCTGGCTTTGGATGTCCTGGTCTACCTGCATTTTGGTCTGAGAAAATATCATTGACATTTAAACGACAAATACAAAGCAGTCACTGTATGTGTTATAAATGATTTGTTAAAAAGTGTTCATATCTGAAATATGAATCTGAAATCTCTCTACCTgctcctctgctctgccttcattttgcacaagtggttcTGCGTCAATCTGCATGTCCTCCCCCTCTCCTTTCTGCTTTTCAATCAAATAGGCACTGGACACACTGAAGATGCCGTGGACATTAAAGCGCACCTTGACCTTCACTTTGGAGCTATCTCCATCTGGCTGGGGCACCACATTCTGGACTGAAAAACATCCTGCAGGCaataaaaggggaaaaatacGTTTCTGAACTTCAAATAAATAGTTGGATTTCAAGATGTTGGTGTTTACTGGTTTATTATCCGTAAGTATGATATTCATGAAAGGACATTGAGCACAGAATAATCATAACAAAAACGTACCTATCCTACAGTCTGGATATGGAAGCTCGTGGGGGCAGCTGTAAAAGGCTTCAAGGTCAAAAGGCTCCTTCTTATGGAAGGTGATGACTTTGGAAAATGGGGCAGCATGATTCTTGCTGAACACCTCACACTCtctaaaacaacaagaaaaggAATAAAAGGTTTTTGGACACTTGAGGTAAAGAACAATAATAGCAAATATAAGAAGTGTGATGAACATATGAACAATTAAGTCAAttacatacaaatacatttttcagagcATATGCTGAAGCTGAATTAATATAGTTATTAGTATACAACACTTACtaattaagtaaataagtaagtgGCAAACTaatctttatatttttattttacagtattgcGTGACAATAGGAATGTTGTAAAATTACTAAAACCTTTcactttatacatttaaaataactcTTGCTTTAGTCTGTATGGTTCAGGAATCAATTCTGGTTTGTAGTTTATTATGTACATGTAGAAAATGGGAGTGAAATGACTAGATTTAAGTTGATTTtactttaaatactgtactatatAGTTCACTGTTCCGAATAGTTGACTTAATTTTGTTGTGCCTTTAtatacaaatactttttttattaagaaaatCTGAGATTGTGCTTATTGTTTTataagtcaaccccccaatttttttgaataatgttctatgcagccccactagtctaaatacattattatggttaatattgcgttagtggaatattagttaagcagcaaaatccagtcaattttatccatctcacggggcggccattttgccacttgctgttgactgaagatgccataaatgttgctcaggtctcaggtaacaaccaatcacagctcagcttcagggaacaggtgagctgtgattggtcgttgcctgagccctgagcaacattgatgtcatcttcagtcgacaacaagtggcaaaatggctaaaattgactggattttgctgcataactcataatccacaaatgtaatattaatacaaatgtcatgtttagactggtgaggtcacatgtaacatattattgtcaagaactgTTTAAGGTTTGACTTCTGCTTTAAATAGATTTTCCAGATTGACTTGtattgctttgttttaaaacaaatagaaaacacCATCTTATTGTCATCtatattcattattatattatgattTTTCATGGTTCAGTTCGCTTGACTTAAAATAAGGCTTTGTGTGGCCCCTGAACTAAATAAGTTTGACACGGAACTGTAAAATGGGATTTGCCCTCACCCGAGTCCATCCTCTGTTGGTGACTTCCAGCGCAGAGTTATGGGGAAGGGGACAGCATCGGTGATGGAGAACTCGCGCACTTTAAACGCTGGAGACAAGATTGCgcactacaaaacaaaaatctgaacATTAGCACATAGTAAGATTTatttcaaaaagaaagaaaaaaaatgggcacCTGAAGAGCAGAGCCCCTGGCGACAGCCTCGTCAGCATTGAGCGTGGTGCTGACGTCTTTGCCAAAGAACTTGGCGATCCGGTCTTTGACGGACGGCATTCTCGTCGCGCCTCCGACTATCTCCACGGAATAGATGTCGTCCCGGCTCATCTCTGCCACATAACATGCTGACTTAACATCACCTGACATACCGCAGTGGATTAAATCATCGGGACGTACTTGAATATTCGAGGGCGGCCTTGAGCGGCATCTCTACTCGCATTAAATACTGGGCACACATCTCTTCAAATTGGCCTCTGTGGGTTGAATTCAAGGTCAAAATCACGTCacatgctattatgctaaacaACAATGTCTTTATTTGGACCTGTTCATCCTGCTGGACACGTCAATGTCATTCATGAAGCACTCGATGTTGAGAGGCAGATCCGAGGAGTTGGCACTCATGAGCTTCTTGAGCTTCTCGCACTCCTGATGCAGACGCAGCACGGCCCTCGGGTTATCTCGCACGTGCAGCTTGTACTTGACTTGGAACTCCTCGCAGAAGTAATTCACCAGAGCCTCGTCAAAATTACGCCCGCCCAGGTAGGGGTCAAACGCCGTGGCGAGGACCTGGCGACCAAGCATGCCAACGGCGGAGTTCGGTGAGGAAAAGGTTCATGTTTGGAATTGAGAGGAAGGACATGAAAGGTGGCTGACCTTGAGTTTGCCTTTGTTGAAGGATGTGATTGCGACCTGGTAAGATGAATGGCCCATgtccacaaaaacaacattgcgAGGCTTCTCCTCTGGAGTGGGAAGGTCCTGTTTGTAGATTCCATAGGCTAATGCCACtgtcaaataaaacaattatcttgtccattaagcatttaaaaaaaatagaattatatTTTAGGTCTGCCATAAaatatgattatatatatatatatatatatatatatatatatatatatgcattctAATTCAGAAAATAATACGTATTGTATAATACTCAGTATAaatctatttaattttatattcgaTTTAAgactatattatttttttatagtcacATAGCATTATCTTTGCCCTTTGATTGACTGGTAACTAGGAAGTTACAGTTAACAGTTACGGTTGAAAGGAGTGTGAAACACTGAGTCAGAATTCTGTtcagggattttttttgccactaggtggcattagtgtttcatgttggacgttggaGACAGGAacgtgacatttttcttttcaaattaagaggaactgatatttggaacatgaagcaacttgtggacCCCAggacattttgttcattgtaaattagtATTTATATCACATCACAGTGAGTCTTTTATACATCATTGGAAGTTTAATACAGCATCAAcaattatattacattttttaacgcCGCTCAACATCGTATTTAAAGTTTCTCAATGCTATTTAAGGCCTTAATttgagcaaaaatgatttaattactttttatgCTTTACACATTTACGCATGACACATGGAAACCCTGGATCAGAAGCACTGGCCTACTGTACATTCATAGCCCAAATTATAttgtttttcccattaaattgTAAGACGAATGAATCTTAACCAGcgttttttgaaaataattttttgtgttttaatttttattttaacttggccatcaattatatgcagataGTTGCTATTCGCTGGCCAGCCCGGTCCCTATCCTCCACAAAAAGTGGGAGTCCTCTGTAATGTATTCCCAACAGTCCATTCTCTTCATTGCATATGATTCTTCTTAGCTACACTGCTTCCACTACTTTATGCGGATGTTCTTTCAGCCTCTATGTGCTGACGTGATTCTAATATGCCCAGGGCCTACAAGAATCAGTGaccaatgaaaatgacatctatTCTGGTCtttttgtgtggagtttgcatgatcTCCTATTGCTAGCATTATTTTTCTCCAGATCCAAATTTAATTCCTAGTCCCATTAATGGCTCACGGCCTAACAACGTGATCTTGAGCCATAAAGTAGCGGACAATCTTGCAACTCCACTGACCTGCGGTGGTGTCATTTATAAGCCGTAAACAGTTGAGCCCTGCTATTTGCGTAGCATCCAACACAGATCGTCGCTCAGCATCTGTAAAAAAGCAGGGGACCTGTAGAATATAGAGCACAAGCAAACATGATTGAATTTGCGAAGCTTGCGAGTGTGATCAGCAGAAATGTTGTACATCACTCACAGACACCACGCAGTCCACCACGGGCTTTTTCAAGGCGCCCTCGGCGGTCTCCTTCAGCTTGCTGAGTAGCATGCCTGTGATCTGCTGCACCGTGAACACCTTGTCCTCATCCAAATAACGCACCTGGGAAATACACTTGGCCATTAATCCTTCAAGTTATCCTTAACTCAGTGTGACGGGaaactaacaaaattaaaaaaacgttgtcatacattttcatgccattcatgtttaaaatgcaAATGCAGGCTGAGATATAAGaataaaatggatgaaaatgtgTGTGGGGGCGTGGGGGGCAGAATTGGATTTTGTAAACACTTCACCTTGAGACCAGTAGTTCCGTCAGCCAGTTTATGCAAACTGTAaggtagtttgtttttttctgcttgcaCAAAGGGGTCATCGAATGCTCTGCCATGGAACCTTTTGAAGCCATGGACTGTATTTTTGAAGTTTGTTATCACCTGGAGAGGGAAAAACGCACCATTTagttttttaagtaatttaaaGTGAGAGTCATTTTGAATAAGTGGACAGACAGTATGGGAGTGTCCTTACTTGACTCTTGGCTGCATTTCCAATGATGCGGTTTTTGGCGGCAAAAGACACACAAGCCcttgatgaggatgaggagagaCAAGTGCATCAGCAGATGAAGTGAACTAGGGAGAAATAATCAAGCTAATATATGTGGCCGACGGAGAACAAGTGTAATTGACTGCCTGCATGAGTGCAGAAAGACACGTTTCGATTATGGACATTTCACAAAGAGGGACTGACGACGCAAAACGGAGCCATGATTGTTCACCTTCAAAAAtcttcatccattttctgccaACTGTCATCAGTATCCTTCACAGGACAAATGAAGTATTTAGATTCTAGGTATTTGATGGAGAGGGTGAGCTGGAGCAGGGCACAACTAGTAGTCAATAATGAACCCTTGTCTTCAAAAACCTTCCAAATGCATTTAATTCCTTACAGTAGAATGTGATGATAGGATGCACGGGTGTATAGTTGTAGTTTCCCACGCTCGTCTGACAGCATTACGAAGTAACACGCTACATTAACACTTTGATGACAAGTTGCTTTCTAGCGGTTTCCAGACATATTTTAACAGAATTACACAACACAAAACGATATTATAAATGATCAGGCCACTTATACTACCAAGTCTGTTACAATTGATTGTGATGAAATTTTTGACCTCTTTTAACCTGCTTAGGGTGAAAGTAAAAGGCCCTCCTCTCATCCGGAGCCATGCAGCAGCATCCCTGGCTGCAGCCTGCATCAGCTCGTCAAAGCGTCACACAAGACGCACACATTGCGTAACAAACACGCAACGGGACCGCTTTTCTCCGCGATGACGcctgtcttttatttatttcatttcatttcattcattttatactTACGGCGTGCATCTGTCACTGTATTCGTTGGCTATGGTCTCAATGCCACCACTCCTGGCCACAGCGATGTAGCAGTTTAGGAAACCCACATCAATGCCGACCACTGACATGATGGAAGCTCTTATTTACCCTCCTGAGAAACTTATCCTTTTGCACTTGTCACCTTGCGAAGAAAACAGTATTATTACACTATGCTactcaaataaaaagaaacgtACGACTCCTCTGAAAATCAACACGTCCTCCAACTACAAGTGCACCGAGTAAATTACGCGCTGTTATGTAATTCGGGTTGTTTATAGCCAACTCATCCGGCGTAATCCCGTGTGCAACGATGACCAGAGCGGATTCTCCCACTCGGAGGCGACCGTAAACATCACCAAAGGATCTAAAGAGCCTGATGCGCCTAAGACCCGCCTCCACACGTCACTGATTGGTGTGTCGTCCTCACTGCCTTTACGTGATTGGCGCGTGCAGCAATCGATAACAGAACAATCTAGAACTCGCTGGAAATGGGAACCTTTGAAAACGTCATAACGGCGCTACGATGACAGAGAAAATTAGTGATgttcaatgttttaaaaaaaaaaaaagttttcacttGGATTAGTGTTGCTTTTCTTAGCTGTTTTGCATTATAAATCGATACAAAGAGCTATGACGTGAGATGAGTTCTTACAGGTGTGGTCTTTAAAATGCAGGTAAAAGTAAGTGAACATAAACGACGTAACATAGATATAAGAATGTAATTTATAAATTCATTTGTTACAAAGAAAATGCAAATTGGCctcttgtttgtttacattcgtTCATGGTGATATAGGTCTTGGAAATGGCGGATAAACAACCCCGATAGTATCGTACCAACGTTATTATAATACTGTATTCATTCGCTAGTTTTTGAACAAAAATCCCCTTTGCTTTTAGTTGCTGGATTAAAGTACGGGCTGTTCCTTTATATCCGCACTGAGCCGACTGAACGAGAACAGGAAGTGCACGTCGTGTATTATTTCCAGGTAGACATCTACTTCCAGCAAGTAAACAGGCTAACAATCTGGTATTTAAGCCATTTTGGCACAATGGGACTGTTCGGTAGAACACCGGAGAA
This window harbors:
- the hspa4l gene encoding heat shock 70 kDa protein 4L: MSVVGIDVGFLNCYIAVARSGGIETIANEYSDRCTPACVSFAAKNRIIGNAAKSQVITNFKNTVHGFKRFHGRAFDDPFVQAEKNKLPYSLHKLADGTTGLKVRYLDEDKVFTVQQITGMLLSKLKETAEGALKKPVVDCVVSVPCFFTDAERRSVLDATQIAGLNCLRLINDTTAVALAYGIYKQDLPTPEEKPRNVVFVDMGHSSYQVAITSFNKGKLKVLATAFDPYLGGRNFDEALVNYFCEEFQVKYKLHVRDNPRAVLRLHQECEKLKKLMSANSSDLPLNIECFMNDIDVSSRMNRGQFEEMCAQYLMRVEMPLKAALEYSKMSRDDIYSVEIVGGATRMPSVKDRIAKFFGKDVSTTLNADEAVARGSALQCAILSPAFKVREFSITDAVPFPITLRWKSPTEDGLGECEVFSKNHAAPFSKVITFHKKEPFDLEAFYSCPHELPYPDCRIGCFSVQNVVPQPDGDSSKVKVKVRFNVHGIFSVSSAYLIEKQKGEGEDMQIDAEPLVQNEGRAEEQTKMQVDQDIQSQGDQPNEDNICTNKGDKQDPAAVAGSKTKVKVKSADLPIVASNIRQLDSEVLCNFVQFERQMIIQDKQVKEANDAKNAVEEYVYDLRNKLCGIYEKYITEEDSNRLTLLLEDTENWLYEEGEDQSKDVYVEKLDALKNLGQPIQDRHREHEDRPKAFEELGKRLQFYMKCVDSYKQKDERYLHLAPEDVNTVEKCLNDSMVWMNSKINAQSKLAVTKDPVVKVADIIAKIQELQDVCAAVINRSKPTVEETHEVIDQNSSIPNNGPDETGDAKGSQHTKHMAKEMEVD